The Proteus terrae subsp. cibarius genome contains the following window.
GCGACATTAACAACAGAAAGTACACGTGTCGGTGCTAATCAAACAGAAAAAACTTCTGCGAAAAAAGGAGATAGCATCGCAACACTTTTAACGCCAACAGCAGAAAAAGTGAATGCATTACTAAACGGCGATAAACAAGTTGCAAATGCAAAATTAGCGGACAATGTTGCTCAGCAAATGGTGGCAGGTAATCGTGTTGTAGAAACCGATCTTCACAGCACCCTTTCTACCTCTTCTTCTTTGGCTTCACAGAGTATTACAGGTCATGCTCACTCATCAACACAACCACAAATGCAATTTTCACCGATGGCAACACAGGTATTAAATGCACAAGTAGGAACACAAGAGTGGCAACAGCAGCTTAATCAACAAATTGTGATGTTTAGCCGTAATGGCTTACAAAAGGCAGAGCTACGTTTACACCCTGAAGAGCTAGGTTCATTGCATATCCGCATGAAAATAGAAGATGGGCAAGCACAGTTGCACCTTGCTTCACAAAGCGGACAAGTTCGTTCTGTATTAGAAAATGCCATGCATCAATTGCGTCAAGCCCTCTCTGAAAATGGGATCCAGCTCACGCAGAGTCAGGTGTCTAGCGACACTAATGACAGTTGGCAACAACAAAATATGTCAGATTCCTCTCAATTTAGTGGAGATGGTGCCGATAATCATCAAGGAAGCGAGGGTAATTCTCTGCAATTAGCCTCTGAAACGGCACTACAAAAGATAACCCTTACGCCTCAAGAATTAGCATCTGCTCGTGGTGGTGTTGATATTTTCGCCTAATACAAATGTATTGGGAGGACACACTATGTCAATAAACGTAAGAGTTAATGGTTTTTTCCCTATCTGTTTCTGCAATTAAAAAACAGAAATAGCGGGATAATTAAGGTTGATTTAGATGGATATGGAAGTCCACAACAGTGAACACGTATCCACTACAAAACAGGAATTTAACTGTCCATGTCTAATTACAGCAATGAACGTAAAAGCTATAGCTTAATTCTGA
Protein-coding sequences here:
- a CDS encoding flagellar hook-length control protein FliK, whose product is MEITLLTMDVAAASPGTTSASNSQPGDNAPTFAQLLGSQPQNAQSDKKTANITNPSTKENKAHSHSDEDKTKEDGSHLASVTTEPNVIEESSLEKSQLTLTLPDNEQFAAIVENKTPSLLMSAEELAAELPVQLAGLSGLKRLTLPSEQLTQALQQHQSVKQDEGLASLARTISKDNDMSDFNLTDKLNLSKSDEKSLLTQLRPETATLTTESTRVGANQTEKTSAKKGDSIATLLTPTAEKVNALLNGDKQVANAKLADNVAQQMVAGNRVVETDLHSTLSTSSSLASQSITGHAHSSTQPQMQFSPMATQVLNAQVGTQEWQQQLNQQIVMFSRNGLQKAELRLHPEELGSLHIRMKIEDGQAQLHLASQSGQVRSVLENAMHQLRQALSENGIQLTQSQVSSDTNDSWQQQNMSDSSQFSGDGADNHQGSEGNSLQLASETALQKITLTPQELASARGGVDIFA